The Corynebacterium simulans genome contains a region encoding:
- a CDS encoding YbjN domain-containing protein — MDEFDSDASCESATSTKLLARMCEIASRLGIHSIKATDELVIFPHSTAGETRVSLDAAGEPVLHFYTTHQGHLGFEDIAALGEFANDWNHDCISPRVVVDYADPTAVTLWGHTFLVVQDEPQDSQLEAALVPALRNARLFLNALADAFPSLRSQPSPAEDSPASEGSAAEVLPVDIARVEDILRRLGINRFQTDAEQSVYAWINDVLFAFVLDVGPSLIIKGHWDPNLRGEDFTRIFLTCNDWNRTHHSAAAFCHSNVDGLQVRLDYAVMAGGGLTDAQLLTSLGRGMKHILHGIDDIAREAVGASPVQWP; from the coding sequence ATGGATGAATTCGATTCAGATGCCAGCTGTGAGTCCGCCACGAGCACGAAGCTCTTGGCTCGCATGTGCGAGATCGCTTCCCGCTTGGGCATTCATTCCATTAAAGCCACTGATGAGCTAGTGATTTTTCCACATTCCACAGCGGGTGAAACCCGCGTGAGCCTCGACGCTGCGGGCGAGCCGGTGTTGCATTTTTATACCACCCACCAAGGCCACTTGGGCTTCGAAGATATAGCAGCGCTCGGCGAATTCGCCAACGACTGGAACCACGACTGCATCTCGCCGCGCGTGGTGGTGGATTATGCCGACCCCACTGCGGTCACGCTGTGGGGGCATACATTCTTGGTGGTTCAGGACGAGCCGCAGGATTCCCAGTTGGAGGCAGCGCTGGTGCCGGCTTTGCGCAATGCGAGGTTGTTTTTGAACGCGCTTGCCGACGCCTTCCCTTCCCTCCGCAGCCAGCCATCCCCAGCGGAGGATTCGCCGGCGTCGGAAGGCTCAGCCGCGGAGGTGCTGCCCGTGGACATCGCACGGGTGGAGGATATCCTGCGCAGGCTAGGCATCAATCGCTTCCAGACGGACGCCGAGCAATCCGTTTATGCCTGGATAAACGATGTTTTATTTGCATTCGTGCTCGATGTGGGCCCGAGCCTAATCATCAAGGGCCACTGGGACCCGAACTTAAGGGGCGAGGATTTCACCCGCATATTTTTAACGTGCAACGACTGGAACCGCACGCATCATTCGGCGGCGGCGTTTTGTCACTCGAACGTCGACGGCCTGCAGGTGCGCTTGGATTACGCGGTCATGGCAGGCGGCGGGCTTACCGACGCCCAGCTATTGACCAGCCTGGGCCGCGGCATGAAGCACATCCTGCACGGCATCGACGATATTGCCCGAGAGGCGGTTGGCGCCTCACCGGTCCAGTGGCCTTAA
- the hisB gene encoding imidazoleglycerol-phosphate dehydratase HisB encodes MANRIGKAERVTNESQIRVEINLDGSGDADISTGLPFFDHMLGAMCTHGSFDLKVHAQGDTHIDAHHTVEDTAIVLGRAFADAAGDKAGIRRFGSQLLPMDETLVEAVVDLSGRAYFVMNGEPEHLQWQIIGGHYATVINRHFFETLATHAAMTLHLNVRYGRDPHHITEAEFKAVARALRQAVEPDPRVKGIPSTKGAL; translated from the coding sequence ATGGCAAACCGCATCGGCAAAGCGGAAAGGGTGACCAACGAGTCCCAAATCCGCGTCGAAATAAACCTCGACGGCAGCGGGGACGCAGACATTAGCACCGGCCTGCCATTCTTCGACCACATGCTGGGCGCGATGTGCACCCACGGCAGCTTCGACCTCAAGGTCCACGCCCAAGGCGATACCCACATCGATGCCCACCACACGGTGGAAGACACCGCGATTGTGTTGGGCCGCGCGTTTGCCGACGCCGCCGGTGACAAAGCTGGCATCCGCCGCTTCGGCTCGCAGCTTTTGCCCATGGATGAGACATTGGTAGAAGCAGTGGTGGATCTTTCCGGCCGCGCCTACTTCGTGATGAACGGCGAGCCGGAGCATCTACAATGGCAGATTATTGGCGGCCACTATGCCACAGTCATCAACCGCCACTTCTTCGAAACATTGGCCACACACGCGGCAATGACCTTGCACCTCAACGTGCGCTACGGGCGCGACCCGCACCACATCACCGAGGCAGAATTCAAGGCGGTAGCCCGTGCGCTGCGGCAGGCCGTCGAACCGGATCCCCGAGTAAAGGGGATTCCTTCCACGAAGGGAGCTTTATAA
- the priA gene encoding bifunctional 1-(5-phosphoribosyl)-5-((5-phosphoribosylamino)methylideneamino)imidazole-4-carboxamide isomerase/phosphoribosylanthranilate isomerase PriA, producing MTFTLLPAVDVVDGQAVRLDQGAAGTEKNYGTPREAALKWQEQGASWLHFVDLDAAFGRGSNHALMAEITAELSMQVELSGGIRDGESLERALATGARRVNIGTAALEKPEWVEEMLEKHGDKIAVDLAVQLEEGEWRCRGNGWVSDGGDLWEVLERLDAAGCQRFVVTDVTKDGTLEGPNVELLREVAAATEAKITASGGISSLDDLRELALYENEGIDSAIVGKALYEQRFSLEEAIAAVAEVEPLPEEDYIDPIDTY from the coding sequence ATGACCTTTACTTTGTTGCCGGCCGTCGACGTCGTTGACGGCCAGGCTGTGCGACTTGACCAAGGCGCGGCCGGAACCGAAAAGAACTATGGCACCCCGCGCGAGGCCGCGCTCAAGTGGCAGGAGCAGGGAGCTTCATGGCTGCACTTTGTCGACCTCGATGCGGCTTTTGGCCGCGGTTCTAATCACGCGCTGATGGCGGAGATTACCGCGGAGCTTTCGATGCAGGTGGAACTGAGCGGCGGAATTCGCGACGGTGAGTCTTTGGAGCGTGCGCTTGCCACCGGTGCGCGGCGGGTCAACATCGGCACCGCGGCGCTGGAGAAACCGGAGTGGGTCGAGGAAATGCTGGAAAAGCACGGCGACAAAATTGCCGTGGACTTAGCGGTGCAGCTAGAAGAAGGCGAGTGGCGCTGCCGCGGCAACGGCTGGGTATCGGATGGCGGAGACCTCTGGGAGGTACTCGAGCGCCTCGATGCGGCAGGCTGCCAGCGCTTCGTGGTCACCGACGTCACCAAAGACGGCACCCTCGAAGGGCCCAACGTGGAGCTGCTGCGTGAGGTTGCTGCGGCTACCGAGGCAAAGATTACGGCCTCGGGCGGCATCTCTAGCCTGGATGATCTTCGCGAGCTGGCGCTGTATGAAAACGAGGGCATCGATTCCGCGATTGTCGGGAAAGCGCTCTATGAGCAGCGCTTTAGCCTCGAAGAAGCAATCGCGGCGGTGGCGGAGGTAGAGCCGCTGCCGGAAGAAGATTACATCGACCCCATTGACACTTATTAA
- a CDS encoding inositol monophosphatase family protein, which yields MTQPRELVAFAEAAVDQVSELFRAGLGAPPAHFKGEGDFATEVDLQIEAQLRQHLTQLTGIPVYGEESASPSGVFASEKAMWVVDPIDGTANYSAGNPLCGVLVSLIHDSRPVVAVADFPLLARRVVAAEGMGLRSVGGPATGFGGGADSLGFDEGRGHVGCSSHLPTDIFHELRETGLRPRMTGSVGVDSAFVAQGVFDGVVNFSPHPWDNAAGALLIKAAGGIATDPEGNDWAPGARGLVAGTPQVHATILDIVARHSQKS from the coding sequence ATGACTCAACCGCGTGAGCTCGTGGCTTTTGCCGAGGCGGCCGTTGACCAAGTAAGCGAACTATTCCGCGCCGGCCTCGGCGCGCCGCCTGCCCATTTCAAGGGCGAGGGCGATTTTGCCACGGAAGTGGACCTGCAGATCGAGGCGCAGCTGCGCCAGCATCTCACCCAGCTCACAGGCATTCCGGTCTATGGCGAGGAGTCTGCCTCGCCCTCCGGCGTGTTTGCGTCCGAGAAGGCCATGTGGGTGGTCGATCCCATCGACGGCACCGCGAACTATTCCGCGGGCAACCCGCTGTGCGGCGTTCTAGTCAGCCTCATCCATGACTCCCGCCCCGTAGTTGCGGTGGCGGACTTCCCGCTGCTGGCGCGCCGCGTGGTGGCTGCCGAGGGAATGGGTCTGCGCTCGGTTGGCGGACCTGCCACCGGCTTTGGCGGCGGTGCGGATTCTCTCGGTTTTGACGAAGGCCGCGGGCACGTCGGCTGCTCTTCGCACCTGCCCACGGATATCTTCCACGAGCTGCGCGAGACCGGGCTGCGCCCACGCATGACCGGCTCCGTGGGGGTTGATTCGGCTTTCGTGGCGCAGGGCGTCTTCGACGGCGTGGTGAACTTCTCGCCGCATCCGTGGGACAACGCCGCGGGCGCTCTGCTCATCAAGGCCGCTGGCGGCATCGCAACCGACCCCGAAGGCAACGACTGGGCACCGGGCGCCCGCGGTCTGGTCGCCGGCACCCCTCAGGTGCACGCCACGATTCTCGACATCGTGGCCCGCCACAGTCAAAAATCTTAA
- the hisH gene encoding imidazole glycerol phosphate synthase subunit HisH, whose translation MTGKNVVVLDYGAGNLRSAQRALEHAGAQVTVTADPQVAVSADGLVVPGVGAFAACMEGLKRAQGPRIIGQRLAGGRPVLGICVGMQVLFDAGFEHGIATYGCGEWPGRVEKLQSDVLPHMGWNTVEFAADSAMFAGISPQERFYFVHSYAARRWELETEITEPPRVAWAEHDGDRFVAAVENGALWATQFHPEKSGEVGAQLLRNWINTL comes from the coding sequence ATGACAGGCAAGAATGTTGTTGTGCTGGACTACGGTGCCGGCAATCTGCGCTCGGCGCAGCGCGCGCTTGAACACGCAGGCGCGCAGGTCACCGTCACTGCGGATCCCCAGGTGGCCGTTTCTGCCGACGGCCTCGTGGTTCCCGGAGTCGGCGCCTTTGCCGCGTGCATGGAGGGGCTGAAAAGGGCCCAGGGCCCGCGGATCATTGGCCAGCGCTTGGCCGGTGGCAGGCCGGTGTTGGGGATCTGCGTAGGCATGCAAGTGCTTTTCGACGCCGGCTTCGAGCACGGCATTGCCACCTATGGCTGCGGGGAGTGGCCCGGCCGGGTGGAAAAACTGCAGTCTGACGTGCTTCCGCATATGGGCTGGAATACCGTGGAATTTGCTGCGGACTCAGCGATGTTCGCGGGGATTTCTCCGCAAGAGCGCTTCTATTTCGTGCACTCCTATGCGGCACGCCGCTGGGAGCTGGAAACCGAAATCACCGAGCCGCCGCGTGTGGCCTGGGCTGAGCACGATGGGGACCGTTTCGTGGCGGCCGTGGAAAATGGCGCGCTGTGGGCCACCCAGTTCCACCCGGAGAAGTCCGGCGAGGTAGGAGCGCAGTTGTTGCGCAACTGGATTAATACGCTTTAA
- a CDS encoding histidinol-phosphate transaminase, protein MTQLSDLPLRKELRGKSAYGAPQLRVANQLNTNENPYSPSAALVADLVRSIEEQASTLNRYPDRDATELRRALAEYLSAQTGTNLKAENLWAANGSNEVLQQLLQAFGGPGRKALGFSPSYSMHPILCAGTHTEFIDCPRGADFRIDVPRALEAIAQHRPDIVFITTPNNPTGDVTRLADIEKLVQAAPGIIIVDEAYMEFSTSPSAAHLIAKYPTKVVVSRTMSKAFDFAGGRLGYFVADPAFIEAVMLVRLPYHLSTLSQAAAIVALRHSAETLETVHKLATERERVVAKLQELGYFVVESEANFVFFGRFADQHAVWERFLSSEMLIRDVGQRGFLRATIGLPAENDAFLAVAAKLSGTVTAEGED, encoded by the coding sequence ATGACCCAACTTTCTGATCTGCCCCTGCGTAAAGAGCTGCGCGGCAAGTCTGCCTACGGTGCGCCGCAGCTGCGTGTGGCCAACCAGCTCAATACCAACGAAAACCCCTATTCGCCTTCTGCCGCCCTCGTAGCGGATCTCGTGCGCAGCATCGAGGAGCAGGCAAGCACGCTCAATCGCTATCCAGATCGCGACGCCACCGAGCTACGCCGCGCGCTGGCCGAGTACTTAAGCGCCCAAACCGGCACCAACCTGAAAGCGGAAAACCTCTGGGCGGCAAATGGCTCCAACGAGGTTCTGCAGCAACTCCTGCAGGCCTTCGGCGGCCCAGGGCGTAAAGCCCTGGGCTTTAGCCCTAGCTACTCCATGCACCCCATCCTGTGCGCGGGCACCCACACCGAGTTCATCGATTGCCCACGCGGTGCGGATTTCCGCATCGACGTGCCCCGAGCGCTGGAAGCTATAGCGCAGCACCGCCCCGACATCGTATTTATCACCACGCCGAATAATCCCACTGGCGATGTCACGCGCCTTGCAGACATCGAAAAACTGGTCCAGGCCGCGCCGGGAATCATCATCGTGGACGAGGCCTACATGGAGTTTTCTACCTCGCCCTCGGCTGCCCACTTGATTGCGAAATATCCCACCAAGGTGGTGGTCTCGCGCACCATGTCCAAGGCCTTCGACTTCGCCGGCGGGCGCCTGGGATACTTCGTGGCTGACCCAGCCTTCATCGAGGCCGTTATGCTCGTGCGCCTTCCTTATCACCTTTCCACGCTTTCCCAGGCCGCGGCCATCGTCGCGCTGCGGCATAGCGCCGAGACACTGGAAACGGTGCACAAGCTGGCCACGGAGCGCGAACGCGTCGTCGCCAAGCTGCAGGAGCTGGGATATTTTGTGGTAGAAAGCGAGGCCAACTTCGTGTTCTTTGGCCGCTTTGCAGATCAGCACGCGGTCTGGGAGCGGTTTTTGAGTAGCGAGATGCTGATTCGCGACGTCGGCCAGCGCGGATTTCTGCGCGCCACCATCGGGCTGCCGGCAGAAAACGATGCCTTCCTCGCGGTGGCAGCGAAACTTAGCGGTACAGTAACTGCGGAAGGAGAAGACTAA
- a CDS encoding molybdopterin-dependent oxidoreductase → MDYVLALGENPDFPIWLRASHLINFVLIGMLLRSGIEMLSSLPRLWWRSDCAPGTEWIKFTKRELPKEEGVYTSLMDELSVSPMLSLPGRENIGLGRHWHGAAVMLWVLNGFVYVTLLFATGLWRRLIPTSWDIVPEAWESAKVYLSLQAPSLEHFTPYDALQQLAYSFVIFILAPFMMLTGVAMAPAVRVKFPRYVKFWGGHQGARSLHFIGMVLMSAFIVVHVFLVFFVHREHNMVHMVFGDVSVERYAQAFTTVVFTIVVVILFWIFLSYWSLADRARAQRIVVKFTELGRKLFLNWLKVSPSTQQAYTDKDISKFHWTNGLPPTPDESPEWTKFRENDWKGYEITLADDINGVEKVVTIEQLRELPQQSYVATHTCMQGWSATSRWAGPSIEDVLSLLGPRPEGANYVMVESYGLAQKMYDNRPREPFYACFSIDDALDAQSVIALSRNGHEVDIHLGAPARCRVESNHGYKAVKWVSKVSWIADYAGYGDGRGGTREDSALQAFNGRI, encoded by the coding sequence ATGGACTATGTATTGGCTCTGGGTGAAAACCCAGACTTTCCTATCTGGTTGCGGGCCTCGCACCTCATCAACTTCGTACTCATCGGTATGCTGCTGCGCTCCGGCATCGAAATGCTCTCTTCCTTGCCGCGTCTGTGGTGGCGCAGTGATTGCGCGCCTGGCACCGAGTGGATCAAATTTACAAAGCGTGAGCTGCCCAAAGAGGAGGGCGTTTACACCTCCCTTATGGATGAGCTTTCGGTCTCGCCGATGCTTTCCCTGCCCGGCCGCGAGAACATCGGATTGGGCCGCCACTGGCACGGCGCCGCGGTGATGCTGTGGGTGCTCAATGGCTTTGTCTACGTTACCCTGCTCTTTGCCACCGGCCTGTGGCGCCGGCTGATTCCGACCTCCTGGGATATAGTCCCTGAGGCCTGGGAATCGGCCAAGGTCTACTTGAGCCTGCAGGCACCCTCGCTGGAGCACTTCACGCCATACGACGCCCTCCAGCAGCTCGCGTACTCCTTCGTCATTTTCATCCTGGCGCCGTTTATGATGCTCACCGGCGTAGCCATGGCCCCGGCCGTGCGAGTGAAGTTCCCTCGCTACGTGAAGTTCTGGGGTGGCCACCAAGGTGCTCGCTCCCTGCACTTCATTGGAATGGTGCTGATGAGCGCGTTTATTGTTGTGCACGTCTTCCTCGTGTTCTTCGTTCACCGCGAGCACAACATGGTCCACATGGTCTTCGGCGACGTGAGCGTGGAGCGCTACGCGCAGGCCTTTACCACCGTGGTCTTTACCATCGTGGTGGTCATTTTGTTCTGGATCTTCTTGTCCTACTGGTCCCTGGCGGATCGCGCCCGTGCCCAGCGCATCGTGGTGAAGTTTACCGAGCTCGGCCGCAAGCTCTTCCTGAACTGGTTGAAGGTTTCGCCTTCTACCCAGCAGGCTTATACCGATAAGGACATTTCCAAGTTTCACTGGACTAACGGCCTGCCGCCGACGCCCGATGAGTCGCCGGAGTGGACCAAGTTCCGCGAGAATGACTGGAAGGGCTACGAAATCACGCTGGCTGATGACATTAATGGCGTAGAGAAGGTCGTCACCATCGAGCAGCTACGTGAGTTGCCGCAGCAGTCCTACGTGGCAACGCATACTTGCATGCAGGGTTGGTCGGCGACCTCCCGCTGGGCTGGGCCTTCCATCGAGGACGTGCTAAGCCTGTTGGGACCACGCCCAGAAGGCGCCAACTACGTCATGGTCGAGTCCTATGGCCTAGCGCAGAAGATGTACGACAACCGCCCGCGCGAGCCCTTCTATGCCTGCTTTAGCATTGACGACGCCCTGGATGCACAGTCTGTCATCGCCCTGTCCCGCAACGGCCATGAAGTCGACATCCATCTCGGTGCCCCGGCGCGCTGCCGCGTGGAATCCAACCACGGCTACAAGGCCGTGAAGTGGGTTTCCAAGGTTAGCTGGATCGCTGATTACGCAGGCTACGGCGACGGCCGCGGCGGTACCCGCGAGGATTCTGCGCTGCAGGCGTTCAACGGCCGTATCTAA
- a CDS encoding MFS transporter, whose translation MSNAKQSIWKVPGYTATMVAVAAAFGAWSILLPVVPLAVLDSGGSATLAGASTGAFMAATVITQTLTPRMLRTFGYRPVMAAAALLLGVPAFGHLLGNAAVVVLVFSALRGIGFGALTVSESALIAEIAPSRLLGKATGMIGVFVGFAQMVFLPAGIAMGQAWGFETAYITAGIIGIIGFVMCLRVPSLKAASSSVANRETGAVAPMWKLFAVPALALTTFSMSYGVVSTFIAPAARELDPVTGAAVGGLLLSLVGAATMVMRYFAGAVADRLGKPGTLYIPAQFVAAGGVALIAFTLAQGWSLWLLVCGAVIFGGAFGIAQNEALLAMFDRAPREKISEASAVWNIFYDAGTGLGSTVLGALVASTGYSGAFGAGAAIIAGGLLLTVSDTLLGRTRVSETHDIKTRLRRLRKV comes from the coding sequence GTGAGCAACGCGAAGCAGTCCATCTGGAAGGTCCCGGGCTATACCGCCACGATGGTCGCCGTTGCGGCGGCCTTTGGCGCGTGGTCCATTCTGCTGCCGGTGGTCCCGCTGGCGGTTCTAGACTCGGGCGGCTCGGCAACCCTGGCAGGCGCCTCGACCGGCGCTTTCATGGCTGCCACGGTTATCACCCAGACTTTGACCCCGCGCATGTTGCGTACCTTTGGCTACCGTCCCGTCATGGCGGCGGCCGCGCTGCTGCTCGGTGTTCCGGCCTTCGGCCACTTGCTTGGTAACGCCGCCGTTGTCGTGCTTGTCTTTTCCGCCCTGCGCGGAATTGGCTTCGGCGCGTTGACAGTTTCGGAAAGCGCGCTGATCGCAGAAATCGCCCCCTCGCGGCTGCTGGGAAAGGCCACCGGCATGATCGGCGTCTTTGTCGGATTCGCCCAGATGGTCTTTTTGCCGGCTGGCATTGCGATGGGGCAGGCTTGGGGCTTTGAAACCGCGTACATCACCGCTGGCATCATCGGCATCATTGGCTTCGTGATGTGTTTGCGTGTGCCATCGCTGAAGGCGGCGTCGTCAAGCGTGGCGAACCGTGAGACCGGAGCCGTCGCTCCGATGTGGAAACTCTTCGCCGTGCCGGCACTAGCTCTTACCACCTTCTCCATGAGCTACGGCGTGGTATCCACGTTCATCGCCCCCGCGGCGCGAGAACTGGACCCAGTCACCGGCGCGGCCGTCGGCGGCCTGCTGCTTTCCTTGGTGGGTGCTGCGACGATGGTGATGCGTTACTTCGCAGGCGCGGTGGCAGACCGCCTTGGCAAACCCGGCACTTTGTATATCCCGGCCCAGTTCGTGGCCGCCGGTGGCGTGGCGTTGATTGCCTTCACGCTCGCGCAAGGGTGGTCGCTGTGGCTGCTGGTTTGTGGCGCCGTAATTTTCGGCGGTGCCTTTGGCATCGCGCAGAACGAGGCTCTGCTGGCGATGTTCGACCGCGCGCCTCGCGAAAAGATTTCTGAGGCCTCCGCGGTGTGGAATATTTTCTACGACGCGGGCACCGGCCTGGGCTCCACGGTGCTGGGCGCGTTGGTCGCCAGCACCGGCTATAGCGGTGCGTTTGGTGCGGGCGCTGCGATTATCGCGGGCGGGCTGTTGCTGACCGTCAGCGATACGCTGCTGGGACGTACCCGCGTTAGCGAGACGCACGATATCAAGACCCGTTTGCGAAGGTTGCGTAAGGTATAG
- the hisD gene encoding histidinol dehydrogenase, translating into MLHTIDLRGKILSPARLRRVMPRGGADVAAYLDKVAPMVHAVREKGAAAALDYGEQFDRVRPAAVRVSQAALAAAAAGLEPQVRAAIEESIKRVRKVHAEQKPAAHTTTLGPGATVTEVFQPIERVGLYVPGGKAVYPSSVIMNAVPAQEAGASSLVVASPPQEQFAGMPHPTVLATCHMLGVDEVWAVGGGQAVALLAYGDEEPVTGEASLEPVDIITGPGNIFVTAAKRLVRGVVGTDAEAGPTEIAILADSTANPVYIAYDLISQAEHDPLAASVLITDSPELAALVDAEVSARYLVTRNAERVREALEGQQSGIILVDDLEAGIAVANAYAAEHLEIHTNDARAVAERIKHAGAIFVGEYAPVPLGDYSAGSNHVLPTSGTARFSAGLSTHTFLRPVNLIEYDRAALAEISDNVIAFAAAEQLPAHGESIAARFQGI; encoded by the coding sequence ATGTTGCACACCATCGATCTGCGCGGAAAGATTTTAAGCCCCGCCCGCCTGCGCCGAGTCATGCCACGCGGCGGCGCTGACGTTGCGGCTTATCTGGACAAGGTAGCACCCATGGTGCATGCGGTGCGGGAAAAGGGCGCGGCTGCGGCATTGGACTATGGCGAGCAATTCGATCGTGTACGCCCGGCCGCCGTGCGCGTTTCCCAAGCCGCGCTCGCTGCAGCCGCCGCCGGGCTGGAGCCTCAGGTCCGTGCCGCTATCGAGGAATCCATCAAGCGCGTGCGCAAGGTGCACGCGGAGCAGAAGCCAGCCGCGCACACCACGACGCTTGGCCCGGGAGCCACGGTGACGGAAGTCTTCCAGCCGATAGAGCGCGTGGGCCTTTATGTTCCAGGCGGCAAGGCGGTCTATCCTTCCTCGGTCATCATGAATGCCGTTCCCGCGCAGGAGGCGGGTGCTTCCAGCCTGGTGGTGGCCTCGCCGCCGCAGGAGCAGTTCGCTGGTATGCCGCATCCGACAGTGCTGGCGACCTGCCACATGCTGGGCGTCGACGAGGTATGGGCCGTCGGCGGGGGACAGGCCGTAGCTTTGCTGGCCTACGGCGACGAGGAACCGGTGACGGGCGAGGCCTCCCTCGAGCCGGTGGATATTATTACTGGCCCTGGCAATATCTTCGTCACCGCAGCCAAGCGCCTGGTACGCGGCGTGGTGGGCACCGATGCGGAGGCAGGGCCCACAGAGATTGCCATCCTCGCGGATTCCACGGCAAACCCGGTTTATATTGCCTACGATCTAATCTCCCAGGCAGAACACGATCCGCTGGCGGCGAGCGTGCTCATCACTGACTCGCCGGAGCTTGCCGCGCTAGTCGACGCCGAGGTTTCCGCGCGCTACCTCGTCACCCGCAACGCCGAGCGGGTGCGCGAGGCGCTGGAAGGCCAACAGTCGGGAATCATCCTGGTCGATGACCTAGAGGCCGGAATCGCGGTTGCCAACGCCTATGCCGCCGAGCACCTGGAAATCCACACCAATGATGCCCGCGCTGTGGCCGAACGCATTAAGCATGCTGGCGCGATTTTCGTCGGGGAGTACGCACCGGTGCCGCTGGGGGATTATTCCGCAGGCTCCAACCACGTCCTGCCAACTTCTGGAACCGCCCGCTTTAGTGCCGGGTTATCCACCCATACTTTCCTGCGCCCAGTCAACCTCATCGAGTATGACCGAGCGGCGCTGGCAGAGATCTCTGACAACGTCATCGCCTTCGCCGCCGCCGAACAGTTGCCAGCCCATGGCGAATCCATCGCCGCCCGTTTTCAAGGAATATAG
- the hisF gene encoding imidazole glycerol phosphate synthase subunit HisF: MALAVRVIPCLDVDNGRVVKGINFENLRDAGDPVELAARYEELGADELTFLDVSASKEGRGTMLEVVRRTADQVFIPLTVGGGVRCIDDVRKLLRAGADKVAVNSAAFSRPELLRELARVFGSQCIVLSVDARRTPRMPSGFEVTTHGGTRSAELDAIEWAARGAELGVGEILLNSMDGDGTKTGFDFELIKKVRAAVSIPVIASGGAGKAADFPPAIAAGADAVLAASIFHFGEVEIAEVKDALAAASYEVRK; the protein is encoded by the coding sequence ATGGCCTTGGCCGTGCGTGTTATCCCTTGCCTCGATGTGGACAACGGCCGCGTGGTCAAGGGCATAAACTTTGAAAACCTGCGCGATGCCGGCGACCCAGTAGAGTTGGCCGCCCGCTACGAAGAACTCGGTGCCGATGAACTGACCTTCCTCGACGTCAGCGCCTCGAAAGAAGGCCGGGGCACCATGCTCGAGGTGGTGCGACGTACCGCAGACCAGGTCTTTATCCCACTGACCGTGGGCGGCGGCGTGCGTTGCATCGACGACGTCCGTAAGCTGCTGCGCGCCGGCGCCGATAAAGTAGCCGTCAACTCCGCGGCGTTTTCCCGCCCGGAGCTGCTGCGCGAGCTTGCCCGGGTCTTCGGCTCCCAATGCATCGTCCTATCCGTCGACGCCCGCAGAACCCCACGCATGCCTTCCGGCTTCGAGGTCACCACCCACGGCGGCACGCGCTCCGCTGAACTCGACGCCATCGAATGGGCGGCCCGTGGCGCGGAGCTGGGTGTCGGCGAGATTCTGCTGAACTCCATGGACGGTGACGGCACGAAGACAGGCTTCGACTTCGAGCTCATCAAAAAGGTGCGTGCTGCGGTGTCTATCCCCGTCATCGCCTCCGGCGGAGCGGGCAAGGCGGCCGACTTCCCACCGGCTATTGCAGCTGGCGCCGACGCCGTCCTCGCGGCCTCCATCTTCCACTTCGGCGAGGTGGAAATCGCCGAGGTGAAGGATGCCCTCGCGGCGGCCTCCTACGAGGTACGCAAGTGA
- the hisI gene encoding phosphoribosyl-AMP cyclohydrolase produces the protein MSSPADFELDPGVAKLLKRNADGLVPAIAQSEQGEVLMLAWMDDHALAHTLATRKGTYYSRSRQDYWIKGQTSGHTQEVLGVRLDCDGDTILITVRQEGAACHTGDRTCFDSRDLLGGAF, from the coding sequence GTGAGTAGCCCGGCAGACTTCGAGCTAGACCCGGGCGTCGCTAAGCTGCTCAAGCGCAACGCCGACGGCCTGGTTCCCGCCATCGCCCAGTCCGAGCAAGGCGAGGTGTTGATGTTGGCATGGATGGATGACCACGCACTCGCGCACACCTTGGCCACGCGCAAGGGCACCTATTACTCGCGTTCGCGGCAGGACTATTGGATAAAAGGCCAGACCTCGGGGCATACCCAAGAAGTGCTGGGGGTGCGGCTGGATTGCGATGGCGACACCATCCTGATTACAGTTCGCCAAGAAGGCGCGGCCTGCCATACCGGAGACCGCACTTGTTTCGATTCTCGTGACCTTTTGGGAGGCGCATTTTAG